Sequence from the Candidatus Neomarinimicrobiota bacterium genome:
CTCTCACCCGGTTCGGAGGCTACAGCAGCCGAGTGGTGGTGGATCAGGTGCAGGTTCGCCCTGTTCCTCCCGGCGTTGACCTGGAAGCGGCCGCGGCCCTGCCCGTCACTTATCTCACGGCCTACCTCATGCTGTTCAACCAGGCGAATCTCCAGTCGGGACAGACGGTGCTGATCCACAGCGCGGGCGGGGGCGTAGGAACAGCGGCCGTGCAGCTGGCGGCTCACGCCGGGGCACGCATCATCGGCACGGCCTCGGCCGCCAAGCATGAGCGGCTGCGCGCTATGGGCGTGGAGCTGAGCATCGACTACCGGTCCGAAGATTTTGTCGCGGCGGTGAAGGCGGCCACCGCAGGCCTGGGGGCCGACGTGGTCCTGGACGCCCAGGGTCCCGCCCATGCCTTGCGCAGCCTGAAGGCCCTGGCGCCGCTGGGCACCCTGGTTTTATATGGCGTGCAGCAGCATATGGGCCGGACGCGGCTGCGGCCGGGACTGTTGCGCTTGTTTTGGGAGCTGCGCACGGTGCGGCTGGCGCCCCTGCGGCTGATGAACTCCAGCAAGGGGGTGTACGGCTTTCATCTGGGGCGGCTGGCCACCCGGTCGGGCGCGGTGCACAAGGCCTTTGACGAGCTGCTGGTCTGGTTGGTGGCCGGGCACATCAGCCCGGTGGTGGACCGGATCTTTCCCTATGCCGCGGCCGGCGAGGCGCACGCCTACATCCAGGACCGGCGCAACTTCGGCAAGGTGCTGCTGGATTTCCGGGCTGCGTTGTAGGCGCTGGGCAGCAGCTACTTCAGCAGCAGCCCCGCCTTCAGAGGGACAGTGCGTGCCCTAGCTACTTCAGCAACACCACCCTTCGGCAAGCTCAGGGTGACAAATCATTTTAATAACACCATCTTTCTGTTGGCCACAAAGCGTTCACCGGTCTCGATAGAGGCGGCCACCAGTCGGTAGATGTAGATGCCTGAGGGTGCGGCCTGGCCGGATGCATCACGCCCACCCCACCCCATTGGGCGTACTGCCGGCTACCAATGCTCTGAATATCAGTCTGGGCCTGGAGAGCGACGGCTGTCAGCAAGAGGGCAGCAAATCCGCCA
This genomic interval carries:
- a CDS encoding zinc-binding dehydrogenase, encoding MEHETVQVQAARRGGPELLKVVDVPQQQPGAGQVLISTHFAGINFADIMARMGLYPGAPRLPLVPGLEVAGTVESVGAGVDGFAPGDRVCALTRFGGYSSRVVVDQVQVRPVPPGVDLEAAAALPVTYLTAYLMLFNQANLQSGQTVLIHSAGGGVGTAAVQLAAHAGARIIGTASAAKHERLRAMGVELSIDYRSEDFVAAVKAATAGLGADVVLDAQGPAHALRSLKALAPLGTLVLYGVQQHMGRTRLRPGLLRLFWELRTVRLAPLRLMNSSKGVYGFHLGRLATRSGAVHKAFDELLVWLVAGHISPVVDRIFPYAAAGEAHAYIQDRRNFGKVLLDFRAAL